A stretch of Malassezia japonica chromosome 6, complete sequence DNA encodes these proteins:
- a CDS encoding uncharacterized protein (EggNog:ENOG503P3UV; TransMembrane:3 (i123-141o153-173i178-197o)): MAGPGKSAAVAPSKGLDADAPYLVESYQNSTGNAGTDDPVPAYTYSADPRGAAPAQRSWDEAARAKANPIRPAATHNAGHVYIDVDAERLQQSEGSAPAFAPAPINSTITGYATALGWDLSKLCALTYIFPPFTSIFVLIWETQNDLVRFHGYQSALASAVVVGTSFVLRVLFGWRTLAWLLVRASLIASWYCAYVAHQSATALERDPFLPLVGPWAVSFVGDE; encoded by the exons ATGGCGGGACCTGGAAAGAGCGCTGCGGTTGCGCCGTCCAAGGGCCTCGATGCGGATGCGCCCTACCTGGTTGAGTCGTATCAGAACAGCACTGGAAACGCGGGCACCGATGACCCTGTGCCCGCCTATACCTACTCTGCCGAcccccgcggcgcggcgcctgcgcagaGGTCGTGGGAcgaagcggcgcgcgctaAGGCAAATCCTATCCGCCCGGCCGCGACACACAATGCTGGCCATGTGTACATTGACGTGGATGCGGAACGGCTCCAGCAGAGCGAGggcagcgcaccggcatTTGCCCCTGCACCGATCAACTCAACCATCACGGGGTATGCGACGGCCCTCGGCTGGGACCTGAGCAAGCTCTGTGCGCTGACCTATATCTTTCCGCCATTTACGAGCATATTCGTGCTAATCTGGGAGACACAAAAC GATCTTGTGCGCTTCCACGGCTATCAGTCCGCGCTGGCCAGTGCGGTGGTCGTCGGCACGTCGTTTGTGCTGCGCGTGCTCTTTGGCTGGCGGACGCTCGCGTGGCTACTTgtgcgtgcgtcgctgATTGCGTCGTGGTACtgcgcgtacgtcgcgcaccaGTCTGCTactgcgctcgagcgcgacccCTTTCTGCCGCTTGTCGGCCCGTGGGCCGTGTCGTTTGTCGGCGACGAATAA
- the OST1 gene encoding dolichyl-diphosphooligosaccharide--protein glycosyltransferase subunit 1 (SECRETED:SignalP(1-31); COG:G; EggNog:ENOG503NXCK; BUSCO:EOG092628A0) — translation MRASRSGVPGSASFAFLAVLLLCTLVQYTSAAIGWTQKSLVKTVELGGSLVQLHWDITATATGDEPEFATQDDVPLLVYLSQAEDKGLSYIRGSVSASANKKESVRVNVERAELLESDPQTVVYAAMIPRKFVDQAKQLRLRVFGAVAHEPEPLPKSVGQAERQFLVWTGDVGLRTPYETASGEVIVKPPFPNVLSYEPKDKARQSGQSITYGPYTNVPAHAGSAPIPQGRVHYEYSRPVISFVDFNRHVEISHWGDNMATSDTIWMRNDGAKLKGHFNRASHMINMWSNPTVEVASQIHSVPVMLPPAATDVYYVDATGNVSTSVMAPIPPGLPVPRRLELQPRFPIVGGWNYTFTVGWNQRMSEAGLAKRLPGTNRYRVAVPFLTAPSSVAIDHATVRIVLPEGASDIDVTLPFDVDMERIVTYPSYLDTVGRPSVVLERAKCTSKLNSLVYVDYTLSPLSHARKILAVATAVAVIFFVAA, via the coding sequence atgcgcgcgtctcgctctGGTGTGCCAGGAAGTGCGAGCTTCGCATTCCTGGCGGTGCTGCTACTTTGCACACTCGTTCAGTATACTTCTGCGGCTATTGGCTGGACGCAAAAGTCGCTCGTCAAGacggtcgagctcggcggctcgctcgtgcagctgcacTGGGACATTACCGCCACGGCGACCGGCGATGAGCCCGAGTTTGCGACGCAGGACGATGTGCCCCTTCTGGTGTACCTGTCGCAGGCAGAGGACAAGGGCCTGTCCTATATCCGTGGCTCGGTTagcgcctcggcgaacAAAAAGGAGAGCGTCCGTGTGaacgtcgagcgcgccgagctgctcgagagcGACCCCCAGACGGTAGTGTACGCTGCGATGATCCCTCGCAAATTTGTCGATCAGGCcaagcagctgcgcctgcgcgttTTTGGCGCTGTTGCGCACGAGCCTGAGCCCCTGCCCAAGTCCGTCGgccaggccgagcgccagtTCCTCGTGTGGACCGGTGATGTGGGGCTGCGTACGCCGTACGAGACGGCGTCGGGCGAGGTGATTGTCAAGCCGCCGTTCCCCAACGTGCTGTCGTACGAGCCCAAGGACAAGGCGAGGCAGTCCGGCCAGTCGATTACCTACGGCCCCTACACCAACGTccctgcgcacgccggctCCGCTCCAATCCCGCAGGGCCGCGTGCACTACGAGTACAGTCGCCCGGTGATCTCGTTTGTGGACTTTAACCGCCACGTCGAGATCAGTCACTGGGGCGACAACATGGCGACCTCCGACACGATCTGGATGCGCAACGACGGTGCGAAGCTCAAGGGACACTTCAACCGTGCCTCGCACATGATCAACATGTGGTCGAACCCCACCGTCGAGGTCGCGAGCCAGATCCACTCGGTGCCGGTCATGCTGCCTCCGGCGGCGACTGACGTGTACTATGTCGATGCGACGGGCAACGTCTCGACGTCGGTCATGGCGCCTATCCCTCCGGGCCTGCCGGTGccccgccgcctcgagctccagcCGCGTTTCCCGATCGTCGGCGGATGGAACTACACCTTTACCGTCGGCTGGAACCAGCGCATGAGCGAGGCGGGCTTGGCCAAGCGCCTGCCCGGCACGAATCGCTACCGCGTCGCTGTGCCCTTCCtgacggcgccgagcagtGTCGCGATCGACCATGCGACGGTGCGCATTGTCCTGCCGGAAGGCGCGTCGGACATTGACGTCACGCTGCCGTTCGATGTCGACATGGAGCGTATCGTGACCTACCCTAGTTACCTCGACACGGTCGGCCGCCCGTCGgtggtgctcgagcgtgcgaaGTGCACCTCGAAGCTCAACAGTCTCGTGTACGTCGACTACACTCTCTCGCCGCTGTCGCACGCACGCAAGATCCTTGCGGTCGCGACAGCCGTAGCGGTGATCTTCTTTGTGGCCGCTTAG
- a CDS encoding uncharacterized protein (COG:S; EggNog:ENOG503PENB) — MAATNETKPNAADAKDAQKPQGAEKPSVPALGALDEDDEFEEFETADWPESETVVPGTQSNGSATAGAASIALDMSGSARSGGDHLWEDNWDDDDIEDDFSNALRAELAKSNAPEAMAT, encoded by the exons ATGGCCGCAACGAACGAAACGAAGCCAAACGCTGCCGACGCCAAGGACGCACAGAAGCCGCAGGGCGCCGAGAAGCCCAgcgtgcctgcgctcggtgcgttGGACGAGGATGACGAGTTTGAGGAGTTCGAGACGGCGG ACTGGCCCGAGTCCGAGACGGTGGTCCCTGGCACGCAGTCGAACGGCTCTGCTACggcaggcgctgcatcgATTGCGCTCGATATGAGCGGATCGGCCCGGTCGGGTGGCGACCACCTCTGGGAGGACAACTGGGACGACGACGATATTGAGGACGACTTTAGCAATGCGCTTCG tgccgagctcgccaagtCGAACGCGCCCGAGGCAATGGCGACATAG
- a CDS encoding uncharacterized protein (EggNog:ENOG503P2UD; COG:A), giving the protein MAAERESADAVAAADTHLSEYEAGNNADSEVRYADGEDAELEAMKQRVAEMEAEAAKLREMNDATEQGLGGAGGAFPTEEEKLEIDGRSVYVGNVDYGATPEEIQQHFQSCGTINRVTILCDKFTGHPKGFAYVEFADPSFVENASVLNESLFRGRLLKVTPKRTNVPGLSARGRGRGRGSRGRGRGGFRARGSWRGRGRY; this is encoded by the exons ATGGCAGCGGAGCGCGAAAGTGCAGACGCTGTCGCTGCGGCGGACACGCATCTTTCGGAGTACGAAGCGGGCAACAATGCGGACTCGGAGGTTCGCTATGCCGATGGCGAGGatgcggagctcgaggcgatgaAGCAGCGTGTGGCTGAGATGGAAGCCGAGGCCGCgaagctgcgcgagatgaACGATGCCACAGAGCAGGGCCTTGGTGGCGCTGGTGGCGCATTCCCCACGGAAGAAGAAAAGCTGGAGATTGACGGGCGCAGTGTATATGTTGGCAAT GTCGATTATGGCGCAACGCCCGAGGAAATCCAGCAGCATTTCCAGAGCTGTGGCACAATCAACCGTGTCACGATCCTCTGCGACAAGTTCACCGGTCACCCTAAAGGTTTTGCCTACGTGGAATTTGCCGACCCCTCGTTTGTGGAAAACGCGTCGGTGCTGAACGAGTCGCTCTtccgcggccgcctgcTCAAGGTGACGCCGAAGCGGACCAACGTGCCCGGCctctcggcgcgcggtcgcggccgtggccgtggctcgcgcggccgtggccgcggTGGTTTCCGTGCGCGTGGCTCGTGGCGTGGCCGTGGCCGCTATTAG
- a CDS encoding uncharacterized protein (EggNog:ENOG503P56Z; COG:S): MATTKLVTLAIKTLAKPIATQLKQSAVQHESFRKICIGLAQYIHRSETRLRANLMPGSDLIKIRPLNDAKAITNGANAISEGFLFLVAASLIVGESYRSSRSRANKHGKMEDEIDELRKQIAELTDGAGAPLHENSLHTDDLTPAPVPAEVAKVGGDHEALYSLMESVKMLWKLAERNGWLDDKQLTQELQWTLDGPAEGPAEGPADDNQAMAKSQAPKDDAPPRAPPTPSATAQQLGRVRAQAIIDEIRQQTAPTPIQIPKMPSPSSQHAYFAPASLLSWLPSFDGINTFFSCATAPSFDFSLP, encoded by the exons ATGGCCACGACGAAGCTTGTGACGCTTGCGATCAAGACGCTTGCGAAGCCCATAGCGACGCAGTTGAAGCAGAGTGCGGTGCAGCATGAGTCGTTCCGCAAG ATTTGCATCGGACTCGCGCAGTATATCCACCGCAGCGAGACACGGCTCCGTGCGAACCTCATGCCAGGCTCGGACCTGATCAAGATCCGGCCTCTGAACGACGCCAAG GCCATTACCAACGGTGCGAATGCTATTTCCGAGGGGTTCCTCTTtctcgtcgccgcgtcACTCATTGTCGGAGAGTCGTACCGCAGCTCGCGAAGCCGCGCGAACAAGCACGGAAAGATGGaggacgagatcgacgagctccgCAAGCAGATTGCCGAGCtcaccgacggcgcgggcgcgccgctccacGAAAACAGCCTGCACACGGACGACCtcacgccggcgcctgtCCCAGCCGAGGTCGCCAaggtcggcggcgaccacgaggcgctctACTCGTTAATGGAGTCGGTCAAGATGCTCTGgaagcttgccgagcgtaATGGGTGGCTCGACGACAAGCAGCTCACTCAGGAGCTTCAGTGGACGCTCGACGGACCGGCGGAAGGGCCGGCGGAAGGGCCGGCGGACGACAACCAGGCGATGGCCAAGTCGCAGGCGCCAAaggacgacgcgccaccgcgtgcgccgcctaCGCCCTCTGCCACGGCACAGCAGCTTGGCCGAGTCCGTGCGCAGGCCATTATTGACGAGATCCGGCAGCAAACGGCACCTACGCCGATCCAGATTCCCAAGATGCCATCCCCGTCCAGCCAACATGCATACTTCGCCCCGGCCTCGCTCCTTTCATGGCTCCCCTCTTTCGACGGCATTAATACCTTTTTCTCGTGTGCCACTGCGCCGAGTTTTGACTTTTCGCTCCCGTAG
- the NFS1 gene encoding cysteine desulfurase (BUSCO:EOG09261Y04; EggNog:ENOG503NUA7; COG:E) yields MIVSALRRGVSAARPAYRQALATSVASAPRCYVTATAQSPMATILEEERGKRSGGRVANADADGDALPVTNEEIFSRVLETEDKLRPAERPIYLDAQSTTPVDPRVLDAMMPFYMDQYGNPHSRTHAYGWESESATESARKHIADLIAADPKEVIFTSGATESNNMSLKGVAHFYHSKKNHIITTQTEHKCVLDSCRALQEEGFEVTYLPVQENGQVDLDQLKQALRPTTAVVSIMTVNNEIGVIQPIKEIGQMLKTYGHDLAKELGKGTPKPFFHTDAAQALGKIPIDVNEAGIDLMSMSSHKLYGPKGIGACFVRRRPRVRLEPLISGGGQERGLRSGTLATPLVVGFGEAARLAKNEMAYDHAHISALSKRLRDNIMSRVEMVLLNGDPEGYPGCNNLTFQYIEGESLLMALKDICLSSGSACTSASLEPSYVLRALGLDDANAHSSLRFGIGRFTTEEEIDFVCDKIVAVVNRLRELSPLWEMVQDGIDLKTIEWSG; encoded by the exons ATGATTGTGAGTGCACTTCGTAGGGGCGTGTCTGCGGCCCGCCCTGCATACCGCCAGGCGCTTGCCACGAGTGTGGCTAGTGCCCCCCGCTGCTATGTGACTGCGACTGCGCAGTCGCCTATGGCGACGATCCTCgaagaggagcgcggcaagcgcagTGGCGGTCGTGTGGCGAatgccgacgccgatgGCGACGCCCTCCCTGTGACCAACGAGGAGATCTTCAGTCGTGTACTTGAGACTGAGGACAAGCTGCGTCCTGCTGAGCGCCCCATCTACCTCGATGCGCAGTCCACCACGCCGGTCGACCCCCGTGTGCTGGACGCCATGATGCCGTTCTACATGGACCAGTACGGCAACCCCCAttcgcgcacgcacgcctATGGCTGGGAGTCGGAGTCCGCTACCGAGTCGGCGCGCAAGCACATTGCCGACTTGATTGCGGCGGACCCCAAAGAGGTCATCTTCACGTCGGGTGCCACCGAGTCGAACAACATGTCGCTCAAGGGTGTGGCGCACTTTTACCATTCGAAGAAGAACCACATTATCACGACGCAGACGGAGCACAAGTGTGTGCTTGACTCGTGCCGTGCCCTCCAGGAGGAGGGATTCGAGGTGACCTACCTGCCGGTGCAGGAGAACGGCCAGGTGGACCTGGACCAGCTcaagcaggcgctgcgtccTACGACCGCGGTGGTGTCGATCATGACCGTCAACAACGAGATCGGTGTGATTCAGCCCATCAAGGAGATTGGCCAGATGCTCAAGACCTACGGCCacgacctcgccaaggagctGGGCAAGGGTACGCCCAAGCCCTTCTTCCacaccgacgccgcgcaggcccTCGGCAAGATCCCGATCGACGTGAACGAGGCCGGGATCGACCTGATGTCCATGTCGAGCCACAAGCTGTACGGCCCCAAGGGCATCGGCGCCTGCTTtgtgcgccgtcgcccgcgtGTCCGTCTGGAGCCGCTGATCAGCGGTGGTGGCCAGGAGCGTGGTCTGCGCAGCGGTACGCTCGCGACTCCCTTGGTTGTGGGCTTTGGTGaagccgcgcgcctcgccaagaACGAGATGGCG TACGACCATGCGCACATTTCCGCCCTCTCgaagcgcctgcgcgacaaTATCAtgtcgcgcgtcgagaTGGTGCTTTTGAACGGCGACCCCGAGGGCTACCCCGGCTGCAACAACCTCACGTTCCAGTACATTGAGGGCGAGTCGCTCCTGATGGCCCTCAAGGACATTTGTCTGTCGTCGGGCTCGGCTTGCACCTCTGCTTCGCTCGAGCCGTCGTACgtcctgcgtgcgctcggcctcgacgatgcCAACGCGCACTCGTCGCTACGCTTCGGTATTGGCCGCTTCACCACCGAGGAGGAGATCGACTTTGTGTGCGACAAGATCGTGGCGGTCGTCaaccgcctgcgcgagcttaGCCCGCTGTGGGAGATGGTCCAGGACGGTATTGACTTGAAGACCATCGAATGGTCGGGATGA
- the BIM1 gene encoding microtubule integrity protein mal3 (COG:Z; EggNog:ENOG503NZ7G; BUSCO:EOG09264KO7), whose protein sequence is MAASRTELIGWINELLALNYTKVEQCGNGAAYAQVIDSIYGNVPMSRINFAAKHEYESTANYKILQTVFQRNRIDKPIPVERLVRCKMQDNLEFLQWLKKFWDMNYAGDGYEAEERRAAAPSRAGSAAGRPRPSVGPRPSVGGARPSMGPRPSVGGRVNTASRQSTVPPVPRQPAAPRQSTAPVQRPASTTNPAARRMSVARGGAPSRAPSASALSNETINQLTAEIDEMKVSVDSLERERDFYFGKLRDVEILVQERLAELARALEEAGEGAEAPDAAESDTLKQIQGVLYQTEEGFELPDVADEAEPLDETETF, encoded by the exons ATGGCCGCCTCCCGTACCGAGTTAATTGGGTGGATCAatgagctcctcgcgctgaACTACACCAAGGTGGAGCAGTGTGGTAATG GCGCCGCGTATGCGCAGGTGATTGACTCCATCTACG GCAACGTGCCCATGTCGAGGATTAACTTTGCGGCCAAACACGAGTACGAGTCGACGGCCAACTACAAGATCCTGCAGACCGTGTTCCAGCGCAACCGCATCGACAAGCCGATTCCTgtggagcgcctcgtgcgctgCAAGATGCAGGACAACCTCGAGTTCCTGCAGTGGCTCAAGAAGTTCTGGGACATGAACTACGCAGGTGACGGAtacgaggccgaggagcgtcgcgctgcggcgccgtcgcgtgCGGGATcggccgccggccggccgcgtccCAGCGTCGGCCCCCGCCCGAgtgtcggcggcgcgcgccccaGTATGGGCCCTCGCCCGAgtgtcggcggccgcgtcaacacggcgtcgcgccagaGCACGGTTCCCCCCGTCCCCCGCCAGCCTGCGGCGCCCCGCCAGAGTACGGCACCGGTGCAGCGCCCTGCGTCGACCACGAaccccgcggcgcggcgcatgtcggtcgcgcgtggcggcgcgccgtcgcgtgCCCCCTCTGCCTCGGCTCTTTCGAACGAGACCATCAACCAGCTCACcgccgagatcgacgaGATGAAGGTGAGCGTCGAcagcctcgagcgcgagcgcgactttTACTTTGGGAAACTACGTGACGTGGAAATTCTGGTACaggagcgcctggccgagctcgcgcgggCGCTCGAAGAGGCGGGCGaaggcgccgaggcgcctgaTGCCGCCGAGTCGGACACGCTCAAGCAGATCCAGGGCGTGCTGTACCAAACCGAAGAGGGTTTCGAGCTCCCGGATgttgccgacgaggccgagccgcTGGACGAGACCGAGACGTTTTAG
- a CDS encoding uncharacterized protein (COG:S; EggNog:ENOG503NX7A), producing the protein MATTAESVPRSVGALEDAPSDAWFFTRRGLSYPHFSSATQPKELRGGHRLGIRALAWSANGDALVSGGHDRIARVWNPERSTDVRTTKELAGHTDQISAIACNPAHPELLATGSTDKTVRLWDLRAPAAAHVIHTPGSNINLAYSPDGRQLAAGDKSETVVLIDAERGALAQTIKDGSVNREEINELAWAPDGSLLLLPMGSGSISFLRVPRDGAPAPTITPREGMHPDWECALVRPVHPAAIFCIQWDPTSRVVATGAADSTIAVWDAAEWESLQVYSSLKFPARSLDFSYDGEWLAAGGEDAEVHLMSMASGRVAHQIPVSATINSVAWHPSKLLLAYSGTETASAAPAAAARTTPIWLYSVPS; encoded by the exons ATGGCGACGACCGCGGAGAGTGTGCCGCGTTCGGTCGGGGCGTTGGAGGACGCGCCAAGCGATGCGTGGTTCTttacgcgccgcggcctgtCG TACCCCCACTTTTCAAGTGCGACACAGCCTAaagagctgcgcggcggccaccGCCTTGGCATCCGTGCGCTGGCATGGAGCGCGAatggcgacgcgctcgtgaGCGGCGGGCATGACCGGATTGCGCGCGTGTGGAATCCCGAGCGGAGT ACGGATGTGCGGACGACCAAAGAGCTTGCTGGGCATACGGACCAGATTTCGGCGATCGCGTGCAACCCTGCCCACCCCGAACTGCTCGCCACCGGCAGCACTGACAAGACGGTGCGGCTGTGGGACCTGCGCGCacctgccgcggcgcacgtcatCCACACACCCGGGAGCAATATCAACCTGGCCTACAGCCCGGATGGCAGGCAGCTCGCTGCGGGCGACAAGAGCGAGACGGTCGTGTTAAttgacgccgagcgcggtgcgctggcACAAACTATCAAGGATGGCTCTGTGAATCGCGAGGAGATCAACGAGCTGGCGTGGGCGCCGGATGGGTCGCTGTTGCTGCTACCGATGGGCAGTGGTAGCATCAGCTTTctgcgtgtgccgcgcgacggcgcgcctgcgccgacgATTACACCCCGCGAAGGCATGCACCCCGACTGGGAGTGCGCGCTGGTACGCCCTGTGCACCCTGCTGCTATCTTTTGTATCCAATGGGACCctacgtcgcgcgtcgtcgcgacCGGTGCTGCGGACAGCACCATTGCCGTGTGGGACGCGGCCGAGTGGGAGTCGCTGCAAGTCTACTCTTCGCTCAAGTTCCCCGCACGCAGCCTCGACTTTTCCTACGACGGCGAGTggctcgcggccggcggcgaggacgccgaggtgcaCCTCATGTCGATGGCGTctgggcgcgtcgcgcaccagATTCCCGTCAGTGCCACGATCAACTCGGTGGCCTGGCACCCCTCCAAGCTGCTGCTTGCATACAGCGGCACGGAAACCGCtagcgccgcgcccgccgccgccgcgcgcaccaCGCCGATCTGGCTCTATAGCGTGCCGTCATAG
- a CDS encoding uncharacterized protein (EggNog:ENOG503PPIP; COG:S): MSIKGQRRMSSLRDGTPAYPHISVPDQHLYRHLSDQMPPVVRMKMLLNWALHRSMAQALGEEPMPKPPGKSSTRQKELALLDDVPARVSGVLTDQETQKFAEAAPMIRKVIDDTLRDLNDGLIGISWLHQSREKGQSLQPHPRNESNKQASEQREGMLALLRDELAAWEEQEKDVYRIHTEADALDKLHAEVREPKTRRKGRASAADELDEDQGISREIELALMGQVPEDVVERELAWTVSDLDAETREQLELAEDVLRSVDELQEAVVAKRNGSTPATQVRGTESDARLDALEFSVDKIGMRLHAMAQLDEVAQAYLGQVATRASQALQERTAAGTASFAGLGSVDGDGEQGSAAAQERLDTVLAGIREPSEAGLSDAPQAPADTRDLLRALAQSRK, encoded by the coding sequence ATGAGCATCAAAGGGCAGCGTCGCATGTCGAGTTtgcgcgacggcacgcCTGCGTATCCCCATATTAGTGTGCCTGACCAGCACTTGTATCGGCACCTGAGCGACCAGATGCCGCCGGTCGTTCGCATGAAGATGCTGCTAAACTgggcgctgcaccgctCAATGGCACAGGCACTGGGCGAGGAGCCGATGCCCAAGCCCCCCGGCaagtcgagcacgcgccagAAAGAGCTGGCACTTTTAGACGACGTGCCTGCGCGCGTTTCCGGCGTGCTGACGGACCAAGAGACCCAAAAGTTTGCCGAAGCGGCGCCCATGATCCGCAAAGTAATTGATGATACCCTACGCGACCTGAACGATGGGCTGATCGGCATTAGTTGGCTGCACCAGTCACGAGAGAAAGGCCAGTCGCTGCAACCGCATCCCCGCAATGAGTCAAACAAGCAGGCGTCGGAGCAGCGAGAAGGcatgctcgcgctgctgcgcgacgagctcgccgcaTGGGAAGAGCAAGAGAAGGACGTGTACCGTATCCACACCGaagccgacgcgctcgacaagctccacgccgaggtgcgcgagcccaagacgcgccgcaaagGCCGCGCAAGTGCGGCCGATGAGCTAGACGAGGACCAAGGTATTTCGCGCGAGATTGAGCTGGCGCTTATGGGCCAGGTGCCCGAggacgtcgtcgagcgcgagcttgcCTGGACGGTGAGCGACCTCGATGCAgagacgcgcgagcagctcgaacTGGCCGAAGATGTCCTGCGTTCCGTCGACGAGTTGCAGGAGGCTGTGGTGGCAAAGCGCAATGGCTcgacgcccgcgacgcAAGTGCGTGGCACCGAGTCCGACGCacggctcgacgcgctcgagttTTCTGTGGACAAGATTGGGATGCGGCTGCATGCGATGGCGCAGCTTGACGAGGTGGCGCAGGCTTACCTCGGCCAAGTTGCGACACGCGCAtcgcaggcgctccaggagcgCACTGCGGCAGGCACCGCGTCGTTTGCAGGGCTAGGCTcggtcgacggcgacggcgagcaggggtcggcagcagcgcaggAGCGGCTCGATACGGTTCTTGCTGGGATCcgcgagccgagcgaggcgggTCTTTCGGACGCACCCCAGGCGCCTGCGGATACGCGCGACCTcttgcgtgcgctcgcacaGTCGCGAAAGTAG